A window of Verrucomicrobiota bacterium contains these coding sequences:
- a CDS encoding deoxyribonuclease IV produces MSTSGGVWKALQRGIGINCEVVQLFVKNNMQWFGKPYSPADLARYANELAANRLTCVFGHTGYLINLGAPASANRDNSIKSLIQEINLATDLGLPFLVLHPGAHLGSGEEAGLRQIVAGLNEVFQVTKSSPVRIALENTAGQGTCLGHEIRHLAAIFEHVTWSERLGVCLDTAHFFAAGYDLRTLKGWNAAIKKVETLIGLREILAFHLNDSKTDLGSRVDRHAGIGQGKIGLKAFRQIVNDERFRDLPGCLETPKSEDLHEDVENLTTLRSLVKN; encoded by the coding sequence ATGTCCACGAGCGGCGGCGTTTGGAAAGCTCTGCAACGCGGCATCGGCATCAATTGCGAGGTCGTCCAACTCTTCGTCAAAAACAACATGCAGTGGTTCGGCAAACCGTATTCACCTGCCGACCTTGCGCGATACGCGAACGAACTGGCGGCCAACAGACTCACCTGCGTTTTCGGTCACACGGGATACCTCATCAATCTCGGCGCACCGGCGTCCGCCAACCGCGACAACTCAATCAAGTCTCTGATCCAGGAGATCAATCTGGCCACCGACCTCGGCCTACCCTTTCTCGTGTTGCATCCCGGAGCGCACCTCGGCTCAGGCGAAGAAGCCGGACTCCGACAGATTGTCGCCGGCTTGAACGAAGTTTTTCAGGTCACCAAGTCTTCCCCAGTTCGGATCGCGCTCGAGAACACCGCGGGACAAGGGACTTGTCTGGGGCATGAAATCAGACATCTTGCGGCCATTTTCGAGCACGTGACGTGGTCGGAACGACTGGGAGTTTGCCTCGACACGGCGCATTTCTTCGCCGCCGGTTACGACCTGCGAACACTCAAAGGTTGGAATGCGGCCATCAAGAAGGTCGAGACACTTATCGGACTGAGGGAAATCTTGGCGTTTCATCTCAACGACTCCAAAACCGATCTCGGTTCGCGAGTGGACCGACACGCCGGAATCGGGCAGGGAAAGATTGGGCTCAAGGCATTCCGTCAAATCGTGAACGATGAACGCTTCCGGGATTTGCCCGGCTGTTTGGAAACGCCCAAGTCAGAGGACCTGCATGAGGACGTGGAGAACCTGACGACACTTCGGTCGTTGGTGAAGAATTGA
- a CDS encoding lipid-binding SYLF domain-containing protein → MKAAIIGLTLLGMATSVLAIDKATLDNRLRRLGIKFAEMQEKPDRHIPDEMLGKAEGIILLDRTKAGFLFGFQGGSGVALVKDPRSGQWSPAAFLGATEASLGFQVGAQQSFIVILLMTTNATRRLNEATFEFGGEARGTAGNSSGGVDATVTSQEQAMLVYEDRKGLYGGVALKAGLLAADPQANLAYYGEAVTLQDIVFDRKMPSTEAASELAQRIFGAKPAGIAAGTPASTSPVGQKVKATEAAAAPAAKTNEAKTADALPNVQTSAAHNDLAGEQLRLLLADLKASKQTNALNHLNGYLTAMLASVYTADAQTTLLILERLRAGHTTEATTLLETRLDGALINLGASVGTSPQPERQPDSLQTLRRAKEYRTRFPRKTGNSNVDDEVARALSLLDKQK, encoded by the coding sequence ATGAAAGCAGCCATCATTGGTTTAACGCTCCTGGGCATGGCCACCTCGGTACTGGCAATTGACAAGGCGACACTCGACAACCGCCTGCGCAGGTTGGGCATCAAGTTTGCCGAGATGCAGGAAAAACCGGACCGCCACATTCCAGACGAGATGCTCGGCAAGGCCGAAGGCATCATTCTGCTGGACCGCACCAAGGCCGGCTTCCTGTTCGGCTTTCAAGGCGGCAGTGGTGTCGCGCTGGTCAAAGACCCTCGCTCGGGACAATGGAGTCCCGCGGCCTTCCTCGGCGCCACCGAAGCGAGCCTGGGTTTTCAAGTCGGCGCGCAACAATCCTTCATCGTGATTCTGCTCATGACCACCAACGCCACCCGCCGCTTGAACGAGGCGACGTTTGAGTTCGGGGGCGAGGCGCGGGGAACGGCGGGCAACTCCAGTGGCGGGGTGGATGCGACCGTCACTTCACAGGAACAAGCCATGTTGGTTTATGAAGATCGCAAAGGTCTCTACGGCGGGGTCGCCCTCAAAGCGGGACTGCTAGCCGCTGACCCGCAGGCGAATCTTGCTTACTATGGGGAAGCGGTGACCCTTCAGGACATCGTGTTCGACAGGAAGATGCCGTCCACGGAAGCCGCGTCCGAACTGGCTCAAAGGATCTTCGGCGCAAAGCCTGCGGGCATCGCGGCTGGCACCCCGGCCTCCACTTCGCCGGTTGGACAAAAAGTGAAAGCCACGGAAGCCGCTGCTGCACCGGCCGCGAAAACCAATGAAGCAAAAACCGCCGACGCCCTTCCCAATGTTCAGACGTCCGCTGCGCATAATGATCTGGCTGGCGAGCAACTGCGTCTGCTGCTGGCCGATTTGAAAGCGAGCAAACAAACCAACGCCCTCAACCACCTGAACGGTTATTTGACCGCCATGCTTGCCAGCGTTTACACCGCCGATGCACAAACGACGCTGCTCATTTTGGAGCGGCTTCGCGCCGGGCATACAACGGAAGCGACCACCTTGTTGGAAACGCGCCTTGACGGCGCACTGATAAACCTCGGCGCTTCTGTGGGCACAAGCCCGCAGCCGGAACGTCAGCCCGATTCGCTTCAAACCCTAAGGCGGGCGAAGGAGTATCGCACGCGTTTTCCGCGCAAGACCGGCAATTCAAATGTTGACGACGAAGTGGCGCGCGCCTTGAGTTTGTTGGACAAACAAAAATGA
- a CDS encoding Gfo/Idh/MocA family oxidoreductase, whose amino-acid sequence MKTISRRSFLKNSVVTTAALSLPVHSWARVIGANDDIRIAVIGFNGRGKSHIEGFRKLPGVRVVALCDADRAVLEQEAKKFRDRNEPIETSTDFRKLLENKDIDAISTATPNHWHALISIWACQAGKDVYVEKPVSHNVSEGRRIVEAARKYDRIVQTGTQSRSRTDLAAAIEWVQAGNLGKINISRGLCYKRRKSIGKTVGPQPIPKSVDYDLWTGPAPMGPLRRTRLHYDWHWVWPTGNGDLGNQGIHQMDIARWALGKSELSPKVLSIGGRLGYDDDGTVANTQMVVHDYGDSLLIFEVRGLASSLSAEQMDKYRGEGVGTVVECEHGYLADATAYDKEGKQIKTFSGHGEDHFANFIKAMRSRKVTDLNADILQGHLSSALCHTGNISYQLGQQANPGEIHEAIKTDKAALETLGRMEEHLASNGVDLRKTKLTLGVPLKMDGKKERFIDNSKANAMLTRDYRAPFVVPEKV is encoded by the coding sequence ATGAAAACCATCTCTCGCCGTAGTTTTCTTAAGAACTCCGTCGTCACCACTGCCGCCCTGAGTCTGCCAGTCCATTCGTGGGCGCGGGTCATCGGCGCCAACGACGACATCCGCATCGCTGTCATCGGGTTCAATGGCCGCGGCAAAAGTCACATCGAAGGTTTTCGCAAATTGCCCGGCGTGCGCGTCGTCGCATTGTGTGATGCCGACCGCGCCGTGCTCGAACAGGAGGCAAAAAAATTCCGGGATCGCAACGAGCCGATCGAAACCTCCACCGATTTCCGAAAACTTTTGGAGAACAAGGATATTGACGCCATTTCGACTGCGACACCCAACCACTGGCATGCGTTGATTTCCATCTGGGCCTGTCAGGCGGGCAAGGATGTCTATGTGGAAAAACCCGTTTCCCACAACGTCTCGGAAGGACGTCGGATCGTCGAAGCCGCGCGCAAATACGACCGCATTGTTCAGACTGGAACACAGAGCCGGTCCCGCACCGACCTCGCCGCCGCCATCGAATGGGTGCAGGCCGGCAATCTCGGCAAGATCAACATCTCACGCGGGCTTTGCTACAAGCGTCGCAAGAGCATTGGCAAGACTGTCGGCCCGCAACCGATTCCCAAGTCGGTCGATTACGATCTTTGGACCGGTCCCGCGCCGATGGGACCGCTCCGGCGGACGCGACTGCACTACGACTGGCATTGGGTCTGGCCGACCGGCAACGGCGACCTCGGCAACCAGGGCATTCATCAAATGGACATCGCTCGCTGGGCGCTCGGCAAGTCCGAACTATCGCCGAAAGTCCTGAGTATTGGCGGACGACTTGGTTACGATGACGACGGGACAGTTGCCAACACACAGATGGTTGTTCACGACTACGGCGATTCGCTTTTGATCTTCGAAGTGCGCGGGCTGGCTTCCAGTTTGAGCGCCGAGCAGATGGACAAATATCGCGGCGAGGGAGTTGGAACAGTGGTCGAGTGCGAGCACGGCTATCTGGCGGACGCGACGGCCTACGACAAGGAAGGAAAGCAGATCAAGACGTTCTCCGGTCATGGAGAGGATCACTTTGCCAATTTCATCAAGGCCATGCGCAGCCGCAAAGTGACCGATCTGAATGCGGATATTTTGCAAGGTCACCTTTCCAGTGCGTTGTGCCACACGGGCAACATTTCCTATCAACTCGGCCAACAAGCGAACCCTGGCGAAATCCACGAAGCGATCAAGACTGACAAAGCCGCGCTCGAAACGTTGGGTCGGATGGAGGAACATCTGGCCTCCAACGGCGTTGATCTGCGCAAGACCAAACTCACGTTGGGCGTGCCCCTCAAGATGGACGGCAAAAAGGAGCGCTTTATCGACAACTCGAAAGCCAATGCGATGTTGACCCGCGATTATCGCGCACCCTTTGTCGTTCCGGAAAAAGTTTAA
- a CDS encoding Gfo/Idh/MocA family oxidoreductase — translation MKRINRRSFLKNSLLTGAALSLPVRSWAQVRGANDDIRVAIVGFHGQGHSDLNDFRKVPGVRVVALCDVDSSVLDRVAKECADKNEKVETYKDVRKLLENKDIDAISTATPNHWHALISIWAVQAGKDVYVQKPVSHNVSEGRRIVEAARKYGKIVQTGTQSRSSSGIREAVEWVQAGNLGKILISRGLCYKPRGSIGKVSGPTPIPPNIDYDLWCGPAEKLPLMRKNLHYDWHWVWNTGNGDIGNQGIHEMDVARWFLGEQELSPRIFSVGGRLGYVDDGETPNTLMIYHDYAKAPLIFEVRGLPEKAGSKDMDNYQGARIGIVIECEHGHVLVPSYSSAIAFDKEGKQIKKFEGSQNHKISFIKAVRSRNISDLTADILQGHLSSALCHTGNDSHRLGKLSSPDEIRETIKGDKEAMATFNRMADHLAKNEVDLNINKLTLGTFLKMDPKTETFIGNPKANELLTRHYRKPFVVPEKV, via the coding sequence ATGAAAAGAATCAATCGCCGAAGTTTTCTCAAAAATTCCCTTCTCACCGGCGCCGCGCTGAGTCTGCCCGTCCGTTCCTGGGCGCAAGTTCGCGGTGCCAATGATGATATCCGCGTCGCCATCGTCGGGTTTCATGGGCAGGGCCATTCCGATCTCAACGATTTCCGTAAAGTTCCCGGCGTGCGCGTCGTCGCGCTTTGTGATGTGGATAGCAGCGTCCTGGACCGGGTCGCCAAGGAATGTGCTGACAAGAATGAAAAGGTGGAGACTTACAAGGACGTCCGCAAATTACTCGAGAACAAAGACATTGATGCGATTTCCACCGCCACACCCAACCATTGGCACGCGCTCATTTCAATCTGGGCCGTTCAGGCGGGCAAGGATGTCTATGTTCAGAAGCCCGTTTCACATAACGTCAGCGAAGGTCGCCGGATCGTCGAAGCCGCGCGCAAGTATGGAAAGATCGTGCAGACGGGTACGCAAAGCCGTTCCAGCTCGGGCATCCGTGAAGCCGTGGAATGGGTTCAGGCGGGCAACCTCGGCAAAATCCTCATTTCGCGTGGCCTCTGCTATAAGCCGCGCGGCAGCATCGGAAAAGTCAGCGGCCCGACCCCGATTCCGCCCAACATCGACTACGATTTGTGGTGTGGTCCGGCCGAAAAACTGCCGCTCATGCGCAAGAATCTGCATTACGACTGGCACTGGGTCTGGAACACTGGTAACGGCGACATTGGCAACCAGGGCATCCACGAGATGGACGTGGCGCGCTGGTTCCTCGGCGAGCAGGAACTCTCCCCCCGCATCTTCAGCGTCGGTGGCCGGCTCGGTTATGTTGACGACGGCGAAACTCCCAACACGCTGATGATTTATCATGACTACGCCAAGGCCCCGCTGATTTTTGAAGTTCGCGGACTGCCGGAGAAAGCAGGCTCGAAAGACATGGACAATTACCAGGGCGCTCGTATTGGTATTGTCATCGAATGCGAGCATGGCCACGTGCTGGTGCCCAGTTACTCCAGCGCCATCGCCTTCGACAAGGAAGGCAAGCAGATCAAAAAATTTGAAGGCAGCCAGAACCACAAGATCAGTTTCATCAAGGCCGTGCGCAGCCGCAACATCAGCGATTTGACCGCCGACATCCTGCAGGGCCACCTGTCCAGCGCCCTGTGTCATACCGGCAATGATTCGCATCGCCTTGGCAAGCTGAGTTCGCCTGATGAAATTCGCGAAACGATCAAAGGCGACAAGGAAGCCATGGCAACCTTCAACCGCATGGCCGACCATCTCGCGAAGAACGAAGTGGATTTGAACATCAACAAACTGACCTTGGGCACATTCCTGAAGATGGACCCCAAGACCGAAACCTTCATCGGAAATCCCAAAGCCAACGAATTGCTCACCCGGCATTATCGCAAACCGTTTGTCGTGCCGGAAAAAGTCTAA
- a CDS encoding PmoA family protein: protein MNHKIVSFGVFLLLVNGWAFGAEKSSSAADTDAVKLTKLDGRVKVEIGGKLFTEYHFKDVSRPFLYPIIGPGESKMTRNWPMQEVENEERDHPHHRSLWYAHGNVNGQDFWSESPKAGKTVHEKFVEVSSGKKSGVIHSQNKWVAKDGTVVATDDRTIRFSGNAKQQIIDYDVTIHASNGEVKMEDTKEGTMAIRLAETMRLTHNKFNKGKPTGHIVNSEGVRDGQTWGKRAAWCDYYGPVNDKIVGVAMFDHPKNPQHPTWWHVRDYGLFAANPYGVHDFEKKPPGAGEYVIPAGKSVTYRYRFVFHEGDEKQAGIADLYKKYAGE from the coding sequence ATGAATCACAAAATCGTTTCTTTTGGCGTTTTCCTGTTATTGGTTAACGGTTGGGCGTTTGGCGCGGAAAAATCTTCTTCGGCGGCTGATACCGATGCCGTCAAACTCACTAAACTGGATGGCAGGGTAAAAGTGGAAATCGGCGGCAAACTTTTCACCGAATATCATTTCAAGGATGTCTCGCGCCCCTTCCTTTATCCCATCATCGGGCCGGGTGAAAGCAAGATGACCCGCAACTGGCCGATGCAGGAGGTCGAGAACGAGGAACGCGACCATCCGCATCATCGCTCACTCTGGTACGCGCACGGCAATGTCAACGGCCAGGATTTCTGGTCGGAAAGCCCCAAGGCCGGCAAGACCGTCCACGAAAAATTCGTTGAAGTCAGCTCCGGCAAGAAGTCCGGCGTGATCCATTCACAAAACAAATGGGTAGCCAAGGACGGCACTGTTGTCGCCACTGATGACCGCACAATTCGATTCTCCGGCAATGCCAAGCAGCAAATCATCGATTACGACGTCACCATTCACGCCTCGAATGGCGAGGTGAAAATGGAAGACACCAAGGAAGGCACGATGGCCATTCGCCTCGCTGAGACCATGCGGCTGACCCACAACAAATTCAACAAGGGCAAGCCAACCGGCCACATCGTCAACAGCGAAGGCGTGCGTGATGGGCAAACCTGGGGCAAACGCGCCGCGTGGTGCGACTACTACGGGCCGGTGAACGATAAGATTGTTGGCGTCGCCATGTTCGATCACCCCAAGAACCCGCAGCATCCAACCTGGTGGCATGTGCGTGACTACGGTTTGTTCGCTGCCAACCCGTATGGCGTCCATGATTTTGAGAAGAAGCCACCCGGCGCAGGGGAGTATGTCATCCCCGCCGGCAAGAGCGTGACTTACCGCTACCGCTTCGTTTTCCACGAAGGCGATGAGAAGCAGGCGGGCATCGCCGACCTTTACAAAAAATATGCTGGGGAATGA